The genomic segment CTGCGTGGCCTGAGCAACACCAGCATTGGCTTTCCAGATGCCGATCGGAACCTGATGGATGGCGTTTTTATCAGAGACTTCCTTCAGGAAATGCCTCTGACCAAGGTATTCGAGTTCACGGCCACTTATTACGCAAGATACCCTGCTCTCAGCATCGGCTACAAACCGCCATTCTTCGCCTTTGTCGAAGCGATCTTTAATATCCTGTTCGGCATCAACCTCTGGGGCAGCAGGCTTGCTGTGCTTGCGTTCGCCCTGGCTGGGGTTTGGGCATATTTCCGCCTGGTGCAGCGCATGTCCGACACCCCGACGGCCTTTTTCTCCTCATCCCTTCTCGTCACGACGCCCTTTGTGGCGCAGTGGGGATGGTACACGATGCTGGAAATACCGGCACTTTCCATGTGCCTGCTGGCTTCCTACGCGTTTTATCTGTTCCTCACAGATCACGGCAAACGTTATCTGTACGCAACGGCAATCCTGGTTCCACTCTCCGCATGGACCAAACAGACCGCTGTCTTCACCGTTCTCTGGTTTTTCTTATATGCCGCACTCGCAGGAAAGCTCCTGGGAATATTAAAGCGCAAATCGACCTGGTTCGCGATGATCATTGCCGGGATGCTCCTGATTCCATTGGCGATCCTGACAATTTGGCTGGGTGAACTCAACATCGCCCAATCCATTGGAGGCGATCCCCCAAAAATCAATCTGCTTGCCAGCAACTCCCGGAGTTACCTGCTGCAGTATATCTATCTTATTTATCATCAACAACTAACCGGCCCGGTCCTGCTCCTTGGCCTGGCGGGCATGGCACTCGCGGCCGCCAAACGGCATCGAGCCAGCCTGTACTTCGCCTGCTTGATCGCAGCTACCTATATTGTCTTTACTTTTTTTGTCAGCGCCAAGGAAGCGCGCTACACGATTTTCTGGATTCCTGCCTTCACCTATTTTGCTGCTTTCCCGATTTACCAATTGAGGAATATCAAGCTCGTTGCAAAAGTTTCATCGTTGATTCTCGTCATTGTGATCCTATATCAAATCTATGCCACCTATCAACGCGAACCCCGTTATGCTACCGGCTACGACCAGGCGGCAAAAGTCGCCCTGAGCAATCTTCGCGGCCCAACGGTCCTTATAGATGCTTACAATAATGGCTATTTCACCTATTTCATTCGTTCCCTGGACCCTGCTCGCAGTACGGTTGTTCTTAGAGGAGATAAGCTGCTCAGCTCCTCCGCTGTCTGGCGTGGCCAGCTGACCATTCACGCTCACAATGAGAGTGATATTCGAGACATACTGGACAAATATGGCGTGACGATCATAGTCATAGAGACGCGGGATTATACCGGGATTCCAATCCACCGACTGCTGCGCAGTTTCCTTCAATCCGAAGACTTCGAACTCATAAAGGAAATCCCCATTGAATCCAACAGTGGTCCACTGTCCGATAACTCGCTGAAGATCTATCGGTATTTAAAAGCAAAACCGCCGAACGCAGAGTTTATCACCCTGGAATTGCCCATCGTCGGCCAGACCCTCAAGGTGCCGATGAAGAAATTGACGGACAGCAAAAAAGATCATCCATGACCTCCCTGGAATTTTTCCAGATCATTTCAGCCTCGATCGGGCTTATTAGCGCAGGGCTCGTGCTGCTGTTCAGGCGTTTCGGGCAGGCTTCGTGGTTGCTTTGCTGTTTCTTTTTCTTCAGCGCCGCCGCCCATGGCACCCTGACATTTGCCTATGATCCCAATGGGACGATGGCAGCGCCGTTTTTCCGTCTGGCGTTTTGCTGTGTGTTTCTGGCTGCCCCGTGCGGGCTTCTTTTTACCTGGAGCATAGCCCGCCCCCATTACCGTCAGGCGCTTGCAGAAAAACGGAAGCTGGTCGCGGCAATTCTCTTCCCGATTCCCGTTCTGCTGATATTTCTGTTATTGCTGCCGCCTGCAGTTGACCAGAGGTTTCTGCCCCCGGCGTTTGTCGCGCTGGGACCGGGGGGATACTTGGCCTCGATCTACCTGCTTGTGGTTTGTGTGATGGCCTTTGCCAACATGGAATCGATCCTCCGCAGTGTCGAAGAGAGTGTCAGATGGGAGGTCAAGTTCCTGATCCTCGGGCTCGCAGCCTCTTATGCGGCAATTACCTACATCGCCTCCAAAGTGCTCCTCTACTCATTCCAGTACGCACTCCTGCCGCAGGATGCAATCCATGTCTTTACCTTGATGTTTCCGATTTCATGCGCCCTGATTCTGGTCTCGTGGCGGAGGAGCTCGGGGAGAAGCGTCATCAGGGTCTCTCAGAGCTTCATCTACAGTTCGATCACCCTCCTGGCGGTCGGCACTTACCTGATTGCTTCGAGCCTGATTGCGCGCTGGGTGAGCCAACGGGGTGAAACGGGGATCAGGACGGAAGCGGTCATCTTCCTCCTTTCCGTTCTTCTGCTGGCGATGGTACTGCTGACAACCCAGTTCCGGCACCGGGCGCGAGCCTGGATTCATCGCAACATCTTTGCCGGCAGGTACGACTACCGCCATTTCTGGCTGGAGGCGACCGAAAGGGTTAAGTCGGTTGACGATCCCCGAAAGACTGCCGACTCCCTGGCGCGCCTGATCCAGAACGCTGTAGGGTCCATCGATGTGAGCGTCTGGCTCCGCCGCAGGAACCCGGACAGGCTGGTCCTGCTCGCCCTGTTGGGCACGATGGCCGACCCCGAATCGACCGAGGTGAGCGGCATCATCGACAAACTGCTGGAGCGAAGCGAACCGCTCATGGAAACCGATCTGGGAAAGATCGCAGACGCCGAAAAGCTCAGGCAATTCATGCAGCGGACGAACGCCTCGATCCTCGTTCCTTTGGTATCGAGTAACAGGATCGTGGGGCTCCTCACGGCCGGTTCCGATCGCACCGGCCGACATTACGACCGGGAGGCGCGCGAGTTTCTGCGCGTGCTCGCAAACCACGCAGCCAGCGAGTTCCACAAGTACGAGCTGCTGGCCACGCTGGTCGAAGCCAAAGAGACAGAAGCGCTGAAATCCTTTTCCACCTTCCTCCTCCATGACCTCAAGAATTTCGCCTCCACACTCTCGCTGATCGCCAAAAACGCCGCGCGCCACCAGGGAAACCCCGACTTTCAGCGCGACGCGTTCCAGTCGGTCTTCGACACTGCGGAAAAAATGAAGCGGCTCTGCAACAATTTACGGACGTTTTCCACCAATCTCGCCGCCAACAAGAAACTGGATGACCTGAATCAGATCGTGCACGCGGCGGTCGACAGTCTCAATGCCGGCCTTTCGTACCGGGTCCATCTTGAACTGGCCGAGCTGCCGCCGATTTTCCTTGATGCGGATGAGGTCCTGCGAGTGCTCCAGAATCTCTTGCTCAATGCGCGCGAGGCGCTATCCCCGGAGGGATCCATTACCATCAAAACGGCCCGTCACGACAGCAGCGTGGAACTCGCCGTGATGGACGACGGCAGAGGGATCGCCAGGGAGTTTCTGGAGAAGGAACTCTTCCTCCCCTTCCACACTACCAAGAGCGATGGCCTCGGCATCGGCCTCTTTCAGTCCAAGAAGATCATTGAAGCTCACGGCGGGAACATCTATGTGGAGAGTGAAGAGGGGAAAGGAACCGTGGTTCGGATCACTTTCCCTGCTGCGACTTAGTTCATAAATATGGCAATGTGTTTTTGGACGCGGATAAACGCTGACGGACGCCGACGGCACGAGGGAAAAGATTGGCGTGCAATCGTACCGGCAGAGTGCCGGCTCCGGAATAAACGATCGGCGCACAGCCTTGGCCCTTCGAACCCATGAAAACCAAGGATGCTATGGCAAGAGCCGGTAAGAACCAGGAAGGCGTAATATCTTCTCTGCCAAAGATTCTGGTGGTCGACGACGACGACCAGATCCTCAAGCAGATCCAATGGGCCTTTTCGACGGAATACCAAGTCTTTATTGCCGGCGATCGCCCCAATGCCGTCGACATTTTCAGGAAAGAGCAGATACCAGTGGTTCTCCTGGACCTCGGTCTGCCGCCGCATCCGCGAGAGGCCGACGAAGGCTTGCTCGCGCTCGAAGAGTTGCTGGCTGAGAATCCGATCGCCAAGGTGATCATCGTCTCCGGCAATTCCGAGAGACAGAACGCGTTGCGTGCCATTGAGAAGGGGGCGCACGATATTTTCCCCAAGCCGGTGGATCTGGATGAATTGAGCGTCGTGCTCAAGAGGGTCTATAAGCGCCTCCAACTCGAACGAGAGAGCATCGAAGAGCGCAGCCTGGCACAGCAGGTCTCTTTTGCGGATATCATCGGATCCAGCCTGCCGATGAAAGGGGTGTTTGCCACCATTCGCAAGGTGGCAAACACCGATGTTCCGGTGCTGATCCTGGGGGAGAGCGGCACGGGCAAAGAGCTGGTCGCAATGGCTATCCACAACCTCAGCCGCAGGAAAAGCGGTCCGTTTGCCGCCATCAACTGCAGCGCCATACCCGAGACGCTGCTCGAGAGCGAGCTGTTCGGCCACGAAAAGGGATCATTCACCGGAGCCACTGCGCAACGCCGCGGAAAACTGGAGTATGCTCAGGGAGGCACCCTGTTTCTTGATGAAATCGGGGACCTGGCACCGGCGCTCCAGGTGAAGATCCTGCGTTTTCTCCAGGATCGGATTGTCGAACGCGTAGGTGGGAGAGAGTCCATTACCGTCGACAGCCGGGTGATTGCCGCTACCCATCAAAATCTTGAGACTGCCGTCAAGGAAAACAGATTCCGCGAGGACCTTTTTTTCCGCCTGGCGGTCGTGACCATATCCCTCCCGCCATTGCGTGAGCGCGCCGATGATGTCATCGAGATCGCGGAGCATCTGGTCAGAGCCTTCTCCGAGGAACTCCATATCGCGCCGAAAAAGTTCACCAGGCAGGCGTTGGTAGCGATGAAAGCACACGATTGGCCGGGTAATGTCAGAGAGCTGCAGAACCGTGTCAAGCGGGCCATGGTGCTCTCGGACGGGCAGTACATCAACGCTGCTGAGCTCGAGCTGGATGCACCTGGCGAAACGCGTGCCAAACCCACATTGAAAGAGGCCAAAGACGAAGTGGAGAAGGAAGTGATCGCCAAGGCACTGCAGGAAAATGGGGGAAATATCTCAAAAACCGCCAAAGCTCTGGGCGTAAGCCGTCCGACATTATACGAGCTCATGGAAAGACACGGGCTTTCGTAGCTCAACAACGAAGAGATCGTAAAAAGGTGAGGACATCATAGAAGCTATCGGAGTCGCACTGCCGCGCAGGTCCAGGATAGCAGCCGTTTTTCTTCTGCTCGCCAGCTTTGCCTTCTCGTATTACGGCGTGATCGCCGGACTGGTCAACGATTGGACGATCGACGAGAATTACTCGCACGGCTTTCTGATTCTCCCGATCGCGCTCTACTTTGTGTGGGAGCGGCGCAGCCGGCTCGCACTTGCCCAGCTCCGGCCAAGTTTGCTGGGCTTGGTCGTGATCCTGGGAAGCATCGCCATGCTGCTCGCCGGCGTGCTGGGATCCGAGTTGTTCTTAACCAGAGTCTCGATTCTCGGAACCATCGCAGGAGCTGTTCTTTTCATTTGCGGCCGGCACCACCTCAAGATCCTCATTTTTCCGATCTCGTTCCTGCTACTGATGATCCCGATTCCCGCCATCATCTTTAACCAGATTGCTTTCCCCCTGCAACTGGTCGCCTCCCGGTTCGGCGAGCTGGTGCTCTCCGGCGCCGGCATCCCGGTTCTGCGCGAGGGAAATGTCATCCAATTGGCAAACACCAGCCTCGAAGTGGCCGAAGCCTGCAGCGGGATAAGATCGCTGATTTCACTGCTCACGCTCGGAATTATCTACGGCTACTTCACGGATGCCAGAATCTGGGCACGATCGGCGCTGGCCCTGGCAACCATTCCGGTCGCTATCCTGGCCAACGGGTTGCGGGTTGCCGGAACGGGAGTGGCGGCGCATCGCTTCGGGCCGGAGGCGGCGCAAGGGTTCTTTCACACATTTTCCGGCTGGCTCATTTTCGTCATAGCCTTTCTAATGCTCTTTGTGCTGCAGCATCTTATCCAATGGCTGGTCCCGGTCTCGCGGCGCAAGACCTGATTCAGACGCACTGCGTAGCATCTGATGGAGGAAACGTGGTCGGCAGAGCACTGATAGTCAGCTGTTTGCTGGTTGCCGGAGCAGTTTATATCGGCTTTGCTTCCAAGTCGGAACCGGTGCCCATACGCCGGTCATTATCAGAGCTCCCGGCCCGGATCGGAGTCTGGGAAGGAGAAGGCGCAACAGAATTGGATCCGACTACCCTCAGAGTTCTTGGAGTGGACGACTATACCAACAGGAGGTACTTCGGCACTGCAGGGGCGTCGGTCGGCCTCTATATAGGGTATTACCGCAGCCAGCGCCAGGGGAACACGATTCATTCTCCGCTCAATTGCCTCCCGGGTGCCGGATGGAATCCCGTTGAGAAGGACATCCTGCCCATTTCCATTAATGCCGGCGCTGTCTCGGAAGGCGCCGACCCGCCACAAACGGAGTTCCGTATCAACCGCATCGTGATTCAGAGGGGCATGGACAAGCAGGTTGTCTTGTACTGGTATCAAAGTCATGGTCGTGTCGTTGCCAGTGAGTACTGGGGTAAGATCTATGCCGTGCTCGATGCCATACGAACCAGCCGGACGGATGCCGCTCTCGTGCGCGTGATCAGCCCTGTGACCAGTGCCGGGGAAGCAGGCGAGACGACCGCCGAGCAGAATGCCGTCACTTTCGTCAGGGATCTGCTCCCACTCCTCGGCCAATACCTGCCTGACTAGCCCGGCTTCTTCCTGAATAAATGGCAGAAAAGGGATCTCTGGACGCGGGAAAACGCCGACAAACGCCGTCAGTATTGGTCCTGTCGCCGTGCAGAAGCTTTTGCCGCCCCGCAGGGGTCAGCGCTTCGCGCTGATCGTGCTTGCCATCCAACTTCGTGAATAATTCAGGTCATACAAAACGAATTAAATTCTGCCGCCTGCCGGGCAGTCGTATGTTGTCTGAATCCCTGAGGCACACATAAGAACCGGGAAGCGACTCTTCGTGCCCGCCAAAATGATTTTGTGGTCATTCAGGCCCGAAGGGCCGGCCGCAAGGCCGGGATAAGGATTGCAGGGAGATGGAGCGCCGAAGGCGTGGCACCTGAAGATTCAATAGTGCCGCGCCTTCGGCGCTCGATTTTCATCCGGAAT from the Terriglobia bacterium genome contains:
- a CDS encoding EpsI family protein, which encodes MVGRALIVSCLLVAGAVYIGFASKSEPVPIRRSLSELPARIGVWEGEGATELDPTTLRVLGVDDYTNRRYFGTAGASVGLYIGYYRSQRQGNTIHSPLNCLPGAGWNPVEKDILPISINAGAVSEGADPPQTEFRINRIVIQRGMDKQVVLYWYQSHGRVVASEYWGKIYAVLDAIRTSRTDAALVRVISPVTSAGEAGETTAEQNAVTFVRDLLPLLGQYLPD
- the prsK gene encoding PEP-CTERM system histidine kinase PrsK, producing the protein MTSLEFFQIISASIGLISAGLVLLFRRFGQASWLLCCFFFFSAAAHGTLTFAYDPNGTMAAPFFRLAFCCVFLAAPCGLLFTWSIARPHYRQALAEKRKLVAAILFPIPVLLIFLLLLPPAVDQRFLPPAFVALGPGGYLASIYLLVVCVMAFANMESILRSVEESVRWEVKFLILGLAASYAAITYIASKVLLYSFQYALLPQDAIHVFTLMFPISCALILVSWRRSSGRSVIRVSQSFIYSSITLLAVGTYLIASSLIARWVSQRGETGIRTEAVIFLLSVLLLAMVLLTTQFRHRARAWIHRNIFAGRYDYRHFWLEATERVKSVDDPRKTADSLARLIQNAVGSIDVSVWLRRRNPDRLVLLALLGTMADPESTEVSGIIDKLLERSEPLMETDLGKIADAEKLRQFMQRTNASILVPLVSSNRIVGLLTAGSDRTGRHYDREAREFLRVLANHAASEFHKYELLATLVEAKETEALKSFSTFLLHDLKNFASTLSLIAKNAARHQGNPDFQRDAFQSVFDTAEKMKRLCNNLRTFSTNLAANKKLDDLNQIVHAAVDSLNAGLSYRVHLELAELPPIFLDADEVLRVLQNLLLNAREALSPEGSITIKTARHDSSVELAVMDDGRGIAREFLEKELFLPFHTTKSDGLGIGLFQSKKIIEAHGGNIYVESEEGKGTVVRITFPAAT
- a CDS encoding exosortase/archaeosortase family protein, with the translated sequence MIEAIGVALPRRSRIAAVFLLLASFAFSYYGVIAGLVNDWTIDENYSHGFLILPIALYFVWERRSRLALAQLRPSLLGLVVILGSIAMLLAGVLGSELFLTRVSILGTIAGAVLFICGRHHLKILIFPISFLLLMIPIPAIIFNQIAFPLQLVASRFGELVLSGAGIPVLREGNVIQLANTSLEVAEACSGIRSLISLLTLGIIYGYFTDARIWARSALALATIPVAILANGLRVAGTGVAAHRFGPEAAQGFFHTFSGWLIFVIAFLMLFVLQHLIQWLVPVSRRKT
- a CDS encoding glycosyltransferase family 39 protein produces the protein MKREQIVRLLCLCILFALTATLLLRGLSNTSIGFPDADRNLMDGVFIRDFLQEMPLTKVFEFTATYYARYPALSIGYKPPFFAFVEAIFNILFGINLWGSRLAVLAFALAGVWAYFRLVQRMSDTPTAFFSSSLLVTTPFVAQWGWYTMLEIPALSMCLLASYAFYLFLTDHGKRYLYATAILVPLSAWTKQTAVFTVLWFFLYAALAGKLLGILKRKSTWFAMIIAGMLLIPLAILTIWLGELNIAQSIGGDPPKINLLASNSRSYLLQYIYLIYHQQLTGPVLLLGLAGMALAAAKRHRASLYFACLIAATYIVFTFFVSAKEARYTIFWIPAFTYFAAFPIYQLRNIKLVAKVSSLILVIVILYQIYATYQREPRYATGYDQAAKVALSNLRGPTVLIDAYNNGYFTYFIRSLDPARSTVVLRGDKLLSSSAVWRGQLTIHAHNESDIRDILDKYGVTIIVIETRDYTGIPIHRLLRSFLQSEDFELIKEIPIESNSGPLSDNSLKIYRYLKAKPPNAEFITLELPIVGQTLKVPMKKLTDSKKDHP
- the prsR gene encoding PEP-CTERM-box response regulator transcription factor, yielding MARAGKNQEGVISSLPKILVVDDDDQILKQIQWAFSTEYQVFIAGDRPNAVDIFRKEQIPVVLLDLGLPPHPREADEGLLALEELLAENPIAKVIIVSGNSERQNALRAIEKGAHDIFPKPVDLDELSVVLKRVYKRLQLERESIEERSLAQQVSFADIIGSSLPMKGVFATIRKVANTDVPVLILGESGTGKELVAMAIHNLSRRKSGPFAAINCSAIPETLLESELFGHEKGSFTGATAQRRGKLEYAQGGTLFLDEIGDLAPALQVKILRFLQDRIVERVGGRESITVDSRVIAATHQNLETAVKENRFREDLFFRLAVVTISLPPLRERADDVIEIAEHLVRAFSEELHIAPKKFTRQALVAMKAHDWPGNVRELQNRVKRAMVLSDGQYINAAELELDAPGETRAKPTLKEAKDEVEKEVIAKALQENGGNISKTAKALGVSRPTLYELMERHGLS